The nucleotide sequence TCCTCGCCGCCCTCTACGAATCGTGGACCTTGCCGCTGGCGGTCATCCTGATCGTGCCGATGTGCATGCTCTGCGCGCTCGCGGGCGTGAAACTCACCGGCGGCGACAACAATACGTTCGTGCAGGTCGGTTTGGTTGTCTTGATGGGGTTGGCGTGCAAGAACGCGATTCTGATCGTCGAATTCGCGCGCGAGTTGGAGTTGCAAGGGAAGGGCATCGTCGAGGCGGCACTCGAAGCCTGCCGCCTGCGGTTACGCCCAATCGTGATGACGTCGGTCGCCTTCATTGCGGGCACGATCCCGCTCGTGCTCTCTCACGGGGCCGGCGCGGAGGTGCGTTCGGCCACAGGCGTCACCGTGTTCGCCGGCATGATCGGCGTGACCCTGTTCGGCTTGTTTCTGACACCGGTGTTTTATGTGGGCCTGCGTATGCTGTCCGGACGCAAGCTGATCCGGCACGATGAATCAATGCAGCACGAAGCGTTGGAGGGCGCGTCTGGGCAGGTCGATCGTCCCTGTTAATGTATCCATTGCCTCATACTTCGCGTCTACCGCTGATGGTGCTCTCCTTCTCAGACAACTCTTAACCAGGACAGAGACCTTTCTTCGACGATTGGTCGCCCTGGCTCTGCATGACGAACTCATTGGAACAGATGTCGAGACTGATCAAGGAGCACCACAACCTCCCCACCACTCAACCGAGCGGCCGCCGCCCCTTTTGACTTTTCAAGACTATGCAGCCGCCCCTTATCTCTGCACTCCGCTTCACCTGTCCCCATTTAGTCATCCAAGACCGCTTCACCTGTTCACGCCTGAAATGATTGCCTGGAAGGGCAATCCTGACCTACGCGAGACAAACGAACCAACCGATTCACTCGACAAATCAGACGCCGCCCGAATCAGTACGTGGTGCGGGTCTGCACGATCGGTGTGCGCTCTGTGCATATACACACGGTGCCATTGACGGCAAACAAGAGGACCTCTATCGCTCCGCCATCTGGATGAGCGATGCATTGCAGATTCATGAGCCGCTGTGCCGAGTTAGCCCGTGCTCCGCATTCGGAGTCCTGCCCCGCAGGCGTGGAACTTTACTTGCAGTGTGCTCAGCAAACAACTGGAGAGGCTGTGTGACTCATGAAAATGTCGTCTATGGTCATGGTCCTGCTTCTGACTGGCCTGTCCGTCCCATCGCAAATGGCTCATGCCGTTTCGGAGACAAGCTCGCCATCGTCCGAACAGACAGTTCCAGAACATGTAATTCTGTTTGTGTTGGAAGGAATCGACCGGCAGGCACTCAAAGCGGGGCCGATGCCGGTGTTGGATCGCCTTGTAAAAACTGGATCGGTCACGTGGTCGGCCACAACCGTCACGCCTCGGCTCCGGCTACCGGCGATGGCTTCTTTGTTCACGGGGCTGCCGGTAGAGAAACACGGCATCACATGGGACGCGTTTGAGTTCAGCCGAGGGTATCCCAGGCCTCCGACCGTCTTCGATTATCTCGACCTCAGTGGCGGGCGGGACAGCGCCATCTTCTTCATGGACGAATCGTTGTATCAGCTGGCGAAACCCGAACCCTATACGGATTATCAGCTATGCGGACCTCTGAGGCCGGAGTGCAGTCCGGAGCGGCTCGTGTCCTATATCAGGCAATACCTTCGCAAGGCATCAAGCGGCCATGGATACGGCCACGCCATTCTATCCTTGCCGCACTTTTTGATCGTGCACTTGCCGGAGGGGGCGCGCGCCGCGTCGATCCAGGGCTGGGATTCGAACAACTATCGCACAGCGTTGCGTACGGTGGACCACGCCATAGGGGCCGTGCTGGAGATGTATCGAGAGCATGGCCTCCTGAAAAGCACGACGGTCTTTGTCACGGCATTAAGCGGTACAGGCACGGCACAGGGACCTTCCACAGCGGCCTCATCGCTTGTCCCCTGGATCGCCTCCGGAGTTGGGATCAAAGCAGGCCACATGATCCAGCAACCGGTTTCCATTGTGGATACCGGTGCAACGGTACTGCGAGCGTTTCGGCTGACGACACATACCGAGTGGGAGAGTCGCGCAGTAGAAGAGATCTTTCGCGACACCGGCCCCATCTCGGCTATTTCGACAAAGGAACGGTGAAGCCATGATCTTTTCCCAGCACAGACCGCGTGTCACTTCGCAACTCCGGCGCGCAATCCTCGTCTGCGGCTTTGTCGCTTGGATCCCGTGGCCAGGCTCTGTTGCGATGGCAGAGCCACGCGAAATGCAGGCGAAGCTCTATTCCATCACCATTGATGCGACGTCGTTGGTGTCTCCGAGCTGGTGGCAGGTACCGGGAGTAACGCCTTCAATATGGACCTACGATCCGGAAACGTCCGATGCGTATCGGACATCTGAATCGCGCGATGTGCAATTAAAGCCAGGGACGTACAAGTTCGTCAGCTTCACCTTCGACTTTCCCTTTGAGATCACGGCGGAAGGCACGCTGCAGTATGCGCGATCGCTCAATCAATGCGTGGAAGGACGAGGCACACGAACCTTAGTCGTCAAATGCAAACGGACCTATCCGCATGGTGGAGAGCCGGACTATCCCGTCGCTCCATGAAGAACGAACAGAGAGGCACTATGGGAACGTACAATCGTCTCACGAAGGGAATATTGGTGCTGCTCGCCCTGGCCGGGCCGACAATGGCTCACGACTCCTCTGCTGCCGCCGTGCCCAAACCGGCTACGGCTGGGATCGAGCGCGCGAGTCGCATTGTGTTGCAATATGGCGCGGCGCTGGCCGGTGGCCGAGTGGAGGAATGGGCTGCCCTCGACCTGGGTTGCTTGACGCTCAGGCGGGCACGAGGCGTATCCGAACAAACCGATAGGGCCTGCTGGGACGACACGCTGAAGGTCCATCGTGAACTGGTCCAGGATCAGCCGGAAACCGGCATATTCGAGGCAGTGGGGCGCGGCGTCGGTTTCGGCTTGCTGTCCGAAACCCACCGCCATGCAGAGTACTGGAAGGACTATATGCCGGCCGTGCTGATTTCTCCTGCAGTACTGGGTACAGACGTGGGACCGGGGCCAGGGCTCGAGGTCCTGGACGTCTCGCCCGTCAGGCCATTCGCCCTCCGGAATCTCACCGGACTCGAACCAGTAAAGGTTTCCGGCCAGACCGTCACGGTTCGGGTAACCTACGTGGATCCTTTGACGGCTCCTCTCGCGCTTCGCCCGGGAGAGATCTGGTGGGCCAGCAGCGTTTTGCGGCGGTACGGGCCTGTCCGGGAAGTGACGGTCCGTTTTGTGGTGGTTTCAGGGTTACGAACGCTGGGCTATCCAATCGATCACGCCGTCGTAAACGAGGCCCTTCCCGGTGCGCCGGTTCAGGTCGGCATTCATTACGGGCGTCTTCCGCAGACAGCCGATCCCGGCGGACGACACAATGATGCGGTGAAGAATCGTTTGGGAGCAGGCGGATTGGTCCTGGGTTCCGTCCGCTGGTGGGACAGAAAGGACGCGAACCAAGCCTTTGTCGCCGCGCTGGTCCGCGCAAAGCAGATGTCGAGTTCTCCGGAGCGAACGAGCCTGCTGACCCGACTCACGCTGATCGATCAAGCCGATCCTGCCCTGCACAGGCTCATTGCTTACGATCGGCTCCAGACCTTTCTCCGAGAGGGGCTGCTCAAGAGTGGAATCTCGGTGTCAGGTGAGGCAGTGGCGGCGAGATTGGCCGAACTGTACTGGAATCTTCAGGCTCAGACCTGGCGGCAGGAACTCACCGACGTCGCTATGGGGCACTCAGCAGCGGCGGAGGCCTTTTATCAGGCGATTGAATCCTTTGAACGGGTGACGGCCGGTGGACAGACAGCTCATGAAGAGCACCGGCAGCTCGGCGTCCTCTATCGATGGAACAACGATCCAAGGGCCGCGCTCGCGGTGCATGAGGGCCTCCTGATGGGCACCGCCCCGGGAGACCCGTTACGCGGCCGGCTCCTGTCCGATGTCGCCTGGGACCGGATTCAATGGTTGTCCTGGGAACGACGCTATGAACATCCCTGGCTGGAGCAAGCCCGGCAGGAAGCGGAGCAAGCCATCCAGGAGGTGAAGGAACCCGTCGACAAGCTCATGGCCGCCTATGCGCTGGTTCTGGTTGAAGCCTTGCGTGTGCCTCGCGAACCAGCGCATCTGCAGGAGCAATTGCACATCGCGAAAACGTGGCATGATCGTATCTCCGGAGCGGCAGGCGTCTGGCCTTACCTCATCGGGAACGATGTCGTGAAGGCCCTAGTGCCGGCCGGCGGCCAGGTCACGTTACCCAGGACGGTCCGCGCATCGGACGTGAGCAACGTGGAAATCCATGCCGAACCACCGCCGCAAGATATCGTCTGGCAGTGGAACTTCGACCAGGATGCGCCCAATGCGCTGCCTGTGGGATTCGTGACCGTGAGCACCCCTGGAGCGGAGCCATCCGGCTGGCGGGTCATTTCCGACGATCAGTCCCCCACGCGAGGCAAAGTGGTCGTTCAGGATCGCCCTTGCGAGACAGGCGAGTGCGCGCATCTGCTGCTGGCAGACCGGGTCCGTACCACCTACCCGGACATCGTCGTGCAGATTCAGGATCTGTCGGCGAACGGCGGCGGAGAGGCCGGAATCGCGTTGGCCGCCCGCGACAACCGGAATTTTTATGCCGTCACGCTCAATGCCTCAACCGGCCTGTTGACCACGAGGCGCGTGCTTGAGGGCCGCGCGACGATTTTGGGGCAAACTACCGTTAAGCTGACTCAGCGCCCCTGGCACAGCTTGCGCGTCCAGCGGATCAACTTCATTCATCTTGATCGCGGACGGCTAGGCGTGTTTGTCGACGGCGCACAAGTCGCGGCCGTCGACGATGCGCTGCTTCCGGAGGATGGGTTGGTCGGACTGGTCACATACGGGCGGACCGCCGCAAACTTTGACAGCCTGCATGTGTTGGACCTGGTTTCCAATCGGCCATTGTCGCGTCCCGCAGCGTATTGAATACGGCATGTGACGGGAGGATCCCCTGCAACATCTTCACGCCCTCCAAGACCAAGATGTCTATATCTTGTGCGACACCGATAAGCACTCCGAGGACCTCGCCATGCTCCGGGTCGATGGGTAAGGACTCGACGGCATCAAGGGACACGCTGACCCGGCCTGACAGGTCAGCATCCGCGCCGGTGTTGCGGAAGAACATGTTTCGGAATGGGGACGTACGGTGGCCGCATGACTCGTTTCTCTCAACAGACTTCGTCGGGGGCCGCCGGAGGGTTCCTCGCCGCCGCGCTTGGTTGTGTCGTGGGGATCGGACTGTACACCTTCGTATACGCCCGAGGCGCGTCGTACCTCACCGATGATCCCAAGGCCTGTGTCAACTGTCACGTGATGAATCCACAGTATGACGGGTGGGTCAAATCGAGTCATCGGATGGTCGCGGTCTGTAACGATTGTCACACGCCGGAGGGGCTGTTACCTAAATATACATCGAAAGCATTTAACGGGCTCCTACATGCCGTGGCTTTTACCACGGGACGCTTTCCGGACGAGATTCAGATCAAGCCGCACATGCGGGCCATCGCCGATCAGGCCTGCCTGAAGTGTCACGCGGAAATTGTGCAGGCCATCCAAGTGTCCGATGAGCGAGCGGGACAGCTGTCCTGTGTCCGCTGTCATCGGAATGTCGGGCACCAGTAAAGAGGAGTGTGGCTATGAATAAGAAGGACCGAATATCGCCGAAGCTTGTATTGCTTGTACTAGCTGTGGCAGGGGTCGTCTTTGCCATGGCCGCGCTCCTAGTGAACATTTTCCAACGCCAGCAGGAGGCTCAGAAGATATTCGTCCGCGTCGTCGAATTAACCGATCGGACCGAAGACCCGGGAGAGTGGGGCAAGAACTTTCCGTTTCAATTCGACGCGTACCGTCGGACTGTCGATCAAGTGCGCACGCGCTTCGGCGGCAGCGAAGCGGTGCCCCGAACCCCCACCGAGGCCGATCCCCGCTCGGTGGTTGCCCAGTCGAAGATCGAAGAAGACCCGCGACTAAAAACCCTGTGGTCCGGCTATGCGTTCGCCCATGATTTTCGCGAGGAGCGCGGCCATGCCTTCATGTTGGAGGATCAGGCCTATACCGGACGACAGGCTATCGTGCCGCAGCCGGGCACCTGCCTCCAATGTCATGCCTCCGCCTATGCGCCGATGATGGCGCTCGGAGAAGGCGATTTGATGAAGGGGTTCGACAAGATGAACCAGATGCCGTACGGCGAGGCGAGAAAGCTTGTTGCTCATCCAGTGACCTGCCTCGACTGCCATGCGCCGGACAGCATGCAGCTTCGCATCACCAGACCGGCCTTTATCGAAGGGCTACGAGCGCTCAAGGCTCGCGACGGCATCAAGAACTACGACCCCAATACTATGGCTACCCGCCAAGAGATGCGCGCGTTTGTCTGCGGCCAGTGCCATGTGGAGTATTACTTTAAGGGGCCAGAGAAGCGGTTGACGTTTCCCTGGGCAAACGGTCTGCGCGCCGATGAGATGCTCAAGCACTACGAAGAAACCCAGTTCAAGGACTGGACCCACGCCGACACTGGCGCGCCGACGCTCAAGGCTCAGCATCCGGAATTCGAACTGTGGAGCCAGGGGATTCACGCACGCTCGGGTGTGTCCTGCGCCGACTGCCATATGCCGTACAAGCGTGAAGGCGCGATGAAGGTCAGCGATCACCACGTGCGTAGCCCGCTCCTCAACATCAACCGCGCCTGTCAAACGTGCCACAAATGGCCGGAGGCTGAACTCAAAACGCGGGTCGAGACCGTCCAGCACCGGACGTTCGAGCTGAGAAATCGAGCCATGGACGCAGTGGTAGCCTTGATCAGCGACCTCAAGGGAGCGCGCCAACGCGGAGAGACAGGCGCCGACGTCTCCGCCGCGCAGGCATTTCAGCGCCAAGCCCAATTCCTGTTGGATTTCGTCGAGGCGGAAAACTCCACCGGCTTCCACGCGCCGCAGGAAGCGGCCCGCGTGTTGGGGATGTCGATCGACCTAGCCCGTCAGGGACAACTCGCGCTTCGGGAACGGAAAGGGCCCTAGCTCCCACATTTGCATTGAGGGACAGAGTCCCCCGGACCTTCGGTATGGCGGTCCGTCAGTCACCATGAACCGGACGGCGACATGCGTTCGGTTGTGAAAGGGATCATGTATGGAGAGTCAACAGAATCGCTCACAGGATTGACGCAGTGGCTTGCGTCGATTCCGGACTCGGATACCTAGGGCGAAAACGAAAGCCTGGTCTGGCAAACCAGACGAGTGGCCCTTTCGGGAAACGATGGCCTCCCGGTGTGACCGGACACTCGGGACCGCGAGGACCGCATCAACCGTCAATTGACTACATGGTGCGCTGCCTTCTGCGATAAGGGAGAATTTCCTGGTCGATACCCCATCCATCACGCTAAGCGTGGAGAAGATTACGACCAACGACCACGCAGGGGGCAGGACGGGGGTACTAACAGCGACTGTCGGCAACGTGGCGGGCGAGGGCAAAGCGGTCTACTAGGCTGCGGCATACGTGAACGAGGTGTATATGCCGGACACCGAGTTGAAAAAGCTTCCCCCATACTGGGCCTTGTCCTTCTCTTCCAATAAGGAGGTCGCAGACTTTCTTGGCGAACTTGAAACCGCCTGCATCATGCGAACTCGTCCAACGGACGACTCGTCAGTTTCGGAGCTCCCGCGCAATGCCAACGCAAAACGGGCGTCCGGGCTTATCGATCTGTTCACATCACCGGGGGGTTGCGGATAGTTGACCACCGGAGCAACAACGTGTGCTGGCTTGAAATGGGAAAAGATGAGTTACAACACGTACCACTACCGAGGAGTTCCTATGAGTCGATCAATGAGTCTCCCCCGCAGATCGTGGGGCCTGATGGCTATGTGCATCACGCTTGGATTTGCCGGCTTCCTACCGGACCTTGATGTATTCGCGCAACAGATCATACCCAAACCCGATCATGCCCCTCCCGGCGCGACGGTCGTCTTGCGGGGAAAGGGGCTGGGCTCATTCAAGTCCGCGACGTTCAATAGAGTCACCTTCGCCGGAGTGCCGGCGCTGATTCAGCGCTGGGAATCTGATCTGGTCGAGGTGAAGGTGCCATTCACAGCGACAACTGGTCCGATCGAAATGCTCGTCGGCAAAAAGAAGCTCTCTGCCGGGACCTTCACCGTAGTCACGCCGCATATCTCCTCCGTCAGCCCGAGAGAGGCTGAACACGGCGCCATCCTGACGATTCTCGGTGAACACTTCGGCGAGACCGCGGGCGGGCGCGATCCGAATACCATGTTTGGAGTGAATGATGTGATGATCGGCGGCGGCGTAGTGCGCCCGCAGCAATGGACCCACGACCGTATTGAAGTCGAGATCCCATCAAACGCCGTCTCCGGTGATGTCGTCGTTCGATTAGCCTCTTCCGATCCGCTCCCGGACGGGTCCTGCTGCAGACCAGCCGAATACGTGTTCAGCAATGCGGTTTCACTCTCGTTGATCCCGACTGTCCGCGTCGATCCTCTGAGCGGGCCGGTTGGGACGAAGGTGGTGCTATTCGGGCAGGGGTTTGGCGCCGACAGGCGGACGAACGACGCTGTGCTCATCGCAGGGCAGCCGGCCACAATCGCCCAATGGAAAGATGATGTGATTGTCGTCCATGTGCCCCTGGGCGCGAAGTCTGGCCCCGTGACGATCAAGAGCCGGGGACGCGAGCGGACGGTGGCCCACTTCACCGTTCATGCTCCCAGGGTCACGAACATCGCTCCGGCCAGCGCACCAATCGGCACGTTGCTTCGCATCAACGGCGAGCATTTCGGGTTCTACTCGGAGAACGGCGCGACTCCATACAACTTCATGGATTTCAATACAGGCGAGAACCGGGTCGAGATCGGTGGCGTGCCGGCCGTGATCTACCGCTGGCACGACGATCGGATTGATGCCTGGGTGCCCTTCAGCGCAAAGAGCGGGAAAGTCGTGGTGTATCGAAATGGGAACAAGCCGAATCCCGACGGGTCCTGCTGTCTTGAACAGGGTAGCGTGGCGACGGAGGCGGGAGAGTTTTCACTTGTGACGCCGGTGATCGAGTCGTATCAACCGACGTCGGCCGGCTTAGATGAGGTGGTCACCATCAAAGGCCGGGGGTTTGGTTCGTTCCTGAAGACCGCGGAACACACGCATCTGGGGATCAATCAAAAAGTGTATAAGCGCGGAGATGTGACCCTCAATGAAGCGGAAGCCGATGCAGTGGTGTCGAATGTGTCGCGCACGGAAGTGTTGTTCAACGGGATCGCCGCGCTGGTTGAGTCCTGGGGCGACACCGAAATCGTCGTACGGGTACCCCATCGCAATCTCTATGGCGTCGGAAAGAAGGGCGAGTTTTTTGACAATCTCGCGACCGGACCGCTTGTCATCCGGCGCGGTTCCTGGGACATCCTCCCGAACGACACCTGCTGTACTCAAACACAATGGTTGAGCGTGGAAGCCGGGCAGTTCACCATTGAGGCCAGAGGTCTGCCGGACAGGGATTATTGGAAGCACAACAGACCTGATTGAAGACGAAAGAGACGTCAGCCAGTGCGAGTCAGCACACGG is from Nitrospira defluvii and encodes:
- a CDS encoding ammonia-forming cytochrome c nitrite reductase subunit c552 → MNKKDRISPKLVLLVLAVAGVVFAMAALLVNIFQRQQEAQKIFVRVVELTDRTEDPGEWGKNFPFQFDAYRRTVDQVRTRFGGSEAVPRTPTEADPRSVVAQSKIEEDPRLKTLWSGYAFAHDFREERGHAFMLEDQAYTGRQAIVPQPGTCLQCHASAYAPMMALGEGDLMKGFDKMNQMPYGEARKLVAHPVTCLDCHAPDSMQLRITRPAFIEGLRALKARDGIKNYDPNTMATRQEMRAFVCGQCHVEYYFKGPEKRLTFPWANGLRADEMLKHYEETQFKDWTHADTGAPTLKAQHPEFELWSQGIHARSGVSCADCHMPYKREGAMKVSDHHVRSPLLNINRACQTCHKWPEAELKTRVETVQHRTFELRNRAMDAVVALISDLKGARQRGETGADVSAAQAFQRQAQFLLDFVEAENSTGFHAPQEAARVLGMSIDLARQGQLALRERKGP
- a CDS encoding alkaline phosphatase family protein, which produces MKMSSMVMVLLLTGLSVPSQMAHAVSETSSPSSEQTVPEHVILFVLEGIDRQALKAGPMPVLDRLVKTGSVTWSATTVTPRLRLPAMASLFTGLPVEKHGITWDAFEFSRGYPRPPTVFDYLDLSGGRDSAIFFMDESLYQLAKPEPYTDYQLCGPLRPECSPERLVSYIRQYLRKASSGHGYGHAILSLPHFLIVHLPEGARAASIQGWDSNNYRTALRTVDHAIGAVLEMYREHGLLKSTTVFVTALSGTGTAQGPSTAASSLVPWIASGVGIKAGHMIQQPVSIVDTGATVLRAFRLTTHTEWESRAVEEIFRDTGPISAISTKER
- the nrfH gene encoding cytochrome c nitrite reductase small subunit, whose product is MTRFSQQTSSGAAGGFLAAALGCVVGIGLYTFVYARGASYLTDDPKACVNCHVMNPQYDGWVKSSHRMVAVCNDCHTPEGLLPKYTSKAFNGLLHAVAFTTGRFPDEIQIKPHMRAIADQACLKCHAEIVQAIQVSDERAGQLSCVRCHRNVGHQ
- a CDS encoding IPT/TIG domain-containing protein: MSRSMSLPRRSWGLMAMCITLGFAGFLPDLDVFAQQIIPKPDHAPPGATVVLRGKGLGSFKSATFNRVTFAGVPALIQRWESDLVEVKVPFTATTGPIEMLVGKKKLSAGTFTVVTPHISSVSPREAEHGAILTILGEHFGETAGGRDPNTMFGVNDVMIGGGVVRPQQWTHDRIEVEIPSNAVSGDVVVRLASSDPLPDGSCCRPAEYVFSNAVSLSLIPTVRVDPLSGPVGTKVVLFGQGFGADRRTNDAVLIAGQPATIAQWKDDVIVVHVPLGAKSGPVTIKSRGRERTVAHFTVHAPRVTNIAPASAPIGTLLRINGEHFGFYSENGATPYNFMDFNTGENRVEIGGVPAVIYRWHDDRIDAWVPFSAKSGKVVVYRNGNKPNPDGSCCLEQGSVATEAGEFSLVTPVIESYQPTSAGLDEVVTIKGRGFGSFLKTAEHTHLGINQKVYKRGDVTLNEAEADAVVSNVSRTEVLFNGIAALVESWGDTEIVVRVPHRNLYGVGKKGEFFDNLATGPLVIRRGSWDILPNDTCCTQTQWLSVEAGQFTIEARGLPDRDYWKHNRPD